AAAAACACTGTAAGTTGCTTTTTCATAATTCTCCTCTCTTTTAATTAATGATTAAATTTAATTTTAAAACGTTTAATAAATATAAAACAGTTAACGAACACGGGTTAAATAAATTTTAATTAAATGCCAAAGCACTTTTAACATACTTACGATTTATTAATATTTTCACCTCCAACACAAAATCTCAGTATATAAAATTATATTAACATATGCATAAATATTATCTTTAAAAATATTATATCACTTAATTTCTATTTGTAAATATATTATCTGCTATTTTAATAAAATATTAAAATAAATACATTATCTTTTGTGAAAATAAATTTGAATTTACAGCTTTATATTTATATCGCAAATTAATGCCGATGTCAATATTAAATCTTTTCTCTAATTCTGCAATAGAAAGTTATCTTTTGCTTAACCGAGCAAAGAAATGCATAAATATTTTCCATTGCAGGGTTAAGGTATAGTGTAGTATGAGTATGAGATGCAAACCCTTCTATTAAATAATTTCCAAACCAACTACTTATACTAATTATATTATACTAATTATACGAATATACAAACATCTAATATGCTAACATGCGATTATTCGGCAGCCCGAATATATTTTATATATAATATATATCGCAAAGCTATTATATTGTCAATATTAATTTGCTGCCATTCTAATAATTTTTTGGTATCTATTTGATAATATTTACATTTTTTTTATTATTTTTTTACGTAAACGGTGTATTCCGGTTCGGCTATGTCGTAGGAAAGAAATTCGTGACCTGTCTTTTTACAGTAGCTTTTTAAATCTTCGATTATGCCCTCGTCTGACGCCACAACTTTTAAAACTGAGCCGTCCGGAATCTTTTTAAATTCTTCCGCTACTTTCATTATAGGAACCGGACAGCTCAATCCGAATGTATCTAATTCATAATCGTAATTCATGGTCTATTTTTAAGTCTATTTTTAATTTAAGTCTATTTTTAATAAATTTTAATTCGCTTTAATTTTTTTTAAATTAAGCGTGCTCCAACTCGTCTAAGCCCTCATGTTCATGGTCGCAGGTCTCAACCTTGGCTATATGACCTTTACCGGCTTTTACGGATCTATAATCTTCTATTGCAAGATGAAGCGCATCAGCGGCTAAATTAGAACAGTGCATCTTTACTGGAGGCAGCCCGTCAAGAGCCTCCGCAACGGCAGCATTTGATATTTTTTCGGCTTCTTCAAGCGTCTTGCCTTTAACCAACTCCGTAACCATAGAACTGGTCGCAACGGCTGCGCCGCAACCGAATGTTTTAAATTTTACGTCTTCAATCTTATCGTCTTTTACTTTAATATAAATTTTCATTATATCGCCGCAAGTAGGATTTCCTAACTCTCCTATTCCGTCGGCGTCCGTTATTTCACCTACATTTCTTGGATGCTGAAAGTGATCCATTACTTTTTCAGAATATACAGGCATATTAATTTCTCCTTATTTAATTATTGTATTTATATTTAGTTTTTTATTTACCGCTTTTAGCTTCTTCATACAGCGGCGACATTTCCCTTAACTTCTGAACTATGGGAGGCAGCTGTTCCGTGAAATACTTGGCATCTTCCATGTTATTGTCTTCTCCCAGCGATATAAGCAGCGAGCCCTGCGCCAATGCGGCATCGACACCTATTGCGGTCAATACATGAGAAGATTTAAGGATTTTAGAAGTGCAGGCTGAACCGCTCGCGACCATTATCCCGCTGTTGTTGAGCCACATGAGAATAGATTCGCCTTCTATATATTTTATGACAAAATTTATATTATTCGGAAGCCTGTTCGTCCTGCTGCCGTTAAGATACACTTCGTCAATAGACGATAAAACGGTATCTATAATGTGTTTCTGAATAGGCAAAAGATGTTCTCGTCTTTTATTTAATTCATTTTTTGCAAGCTCGCACGCTGCGCCTGCTCCGGCTATTGCCGCCACATTTTCAGTTCCCGCCCGTCTTCCGAATTCCTGCACCCCGCCGTCGATCAGAGGCATTATGCGGGTTCCTTTTTTCAGATAAAACAAACCCGCTCCTTTAGGACCGTAAAACCTGTGAGGAGCTGCCGAAAGCATATCCACGCCGAGTTCTTTAACATCGGTTTCTATAAATCCGCACGAAGTATTGGCATCCGTATGCATATATGCTCCATTGCCAAACCCGTGAACTATCTCAGATATAGCTTTTATGTTTTGAATAGTGCCAATTTCGTTAGAAGCGTGCGTTATACTGACTAATATCGTATCTTTCCTCATTGCGTTTTTAACGTCGTCTGGATTTACAAAACCGTCCTTGTCAACCGGAAGAGCCGTAAACTCAAATCCGAGCTTTGTGAGCGATTTAACAGCGTTTAAGACGCTAAAATGTTCTATACCGGAAACAATTATATGTTTGCCTTGGGCCATACGCGCAAAAGCAGCGCCTTTTATAGCAAGATTGTTAGATTCCGAACCGCTTGAAGTAAATATAACCTCGTTAGAAGCGCAGTTAAATAACGAAGCAGCCTGAACGCGGGCTTTATCTAACGCCTCTCTGGGCGCATCGCCGAGATTATGTATGCTCTGCACATTTCCGTACTCCTCTATAAAAAAAGGCTCCATAGCCGACTTTACTTCCGGCCTCATTTTTGTTGCAGCAAAATGGTCAAAATTTATAGTTTTCAATTTTACCTCCATATGATAATAAGCAAAAAAGCATATAAATAATATTACCGCTATGCCTCATTCTTATTAATTTTTACTTATCTCTATTTATCTTGCTCTACTTTTATTTTTATTCTTATATTAATATTATTTATTTTTGTTGAACTATTCTATTAATCTGTGCTTCTTATTTACAGTAAAACATACATTACTAAATTAGTCAAGTATTATTGAAAAAAATGAGGGGCAAATTAAAATCTGCCCCTCATTGCTATGATAAAATTCAGATAACTATTTTATTTTAACTGTATTTTAACTGTATTTTAACGTGTATTTTTTTACATTATCCATAATTATGCTGCCTAATCAAGCAATTATTCTTAAACCTCACGATTCAAGCCCGTACATAAGTAGCGGTTTGATTGACTGCTGCTGATTAGCTAACATTCAACTCATTACTTCTTACCCATTCGTTGCCGATTATTTTAAAGAATCTAAATAAGAAGCAAGTTCAAACAATTCTTTTTTATTCAGCATTTTATGGTCAGGCATAATAGCCATGAAAGTTTTACCGTTTATTTTGACCATAGAACCGGATTTAAAATGTTTCCCCGGCGTGGCTATCTGTACTTCAATCCAGTGAATAGAATGTTTTGCAAGACCTTCTTTTGAAAGATTAGGTCCAACGTTGCCGCCTTTGCCGTCTATCGTGTGGCATGCAAAGCAATCAATACCGGGTTTATGGGAATGAATAAGCTCGCCCCCTAACTGAGCGGCGCTTAATTTCACCGGAGCAGTTAAAGCATGAACGGTAATATAACCGAAAACTATTACTAAAACAATAAATACGACTGTAATTCCTTTTTTCATATTTCCCCCTTAGAAATAAACGGATAAAAAATCCGCAATGTATTTTATTTAAATTAATTTAATTAATTTATTAGTTCCGATTGTTATTTAATTATTAAACTAATTTCATAGCTGTGTTATTAATTATATATAATATATATTAGGTTGATAATTTTATTATATTAAATTAACAACGACTAATAGGATATTAAAGAAAATACCCTATACGGTTTTAATTTTTCTCTGCCGTTTAAAAAAGCTAATTCTGCCAAAAAAGCAGCCTCTACTACTTCTGCTTTAAATTCAGATATAAGTCCGGCAACGGCGGCGGCAGTACCCCCTGTTGCAAGAACATCGTCCGCTATAACAACCCTGTCGTTTTCTTTAAGGGCGTCTTTATGAATTTCTAGCGTTGCGCTGCCGTATTCAAGGTCATAACTCATGGCATTGCACTCTGCCGGAAGTTTGCCGGGTTTTCTTACGAGTATAACGCCGCAGCCAAGTTTATAGGCAAGCGCCGAACCGAAAACAAAACCTCTAGCCTCGACAGAAACAATATAGTCTACCGATTCGCCGATATAACGATTCGCAAGCATATCAATCGTATAATTGAAAGCCTTAGAATGCGTGAGCAAAGTAGTTATATCATAAAAATTAATTCCTTTTTTAGGAAAATCAGGCACTTCGCGGATATAACTTTTTAACTCTTCAGGATTTTTTATGTTTTTCATTTTTTTAGGTTTAAGTTACATTTATATTTATTTGATTTATATTAGCTTAATTTATATTGATTTTATGTATATTGACTTTATGTATATTGATTTTATTTTTTCGTCTAACTGTTTAATGTTATATCTTAATGTTATATCTGATTTATTTTGTAATTATAAAACATCAATTTTTTTATGTCAATAATTTAATACCGAATATATAAAAATCTATCTTCATTTATATATTCCCAGCCTGAGTTTCAGTACCGTAAAAAATGCTTCAAATATAATGGACTTAGACATTTTAGATTTGCCGAATGTTCTTTCGTAAAAAATTATAGGTATCTCTTTATATGCGCATTTCTGTTTTATAATTCTGTATTTCATTTCTATCTGAAAAGCATAGCCTTTAGATTTTATCCCTTTCAAATTTATTTTCTTAAGACATTCCGCGCTATATGCGTTAAATCCTCCGGTCAAATCTGTTATATCCGAGCCTGTAATAAATTTAGCATATATATTGGCGAAATAGGAAATTAGAAGCCTGCTCATTTTCCAGTTAATAATCCTTATACCGTCTTTATAGCGTGAACCTACAACCATACCGCATTTTTCATTTTCTATTGTTTCAATAAATTTTTTTATTTCTTCAGGGTCATGTGAAAAATCGCAGTCCATTGTTATTACATAATCGTAATTATTCTCAGCCGCAAATTTGAAGCCCTGTACATAAGCCGTCCCTAAACCTAATTTTGACGGTCGTTTGAGCAAAAACAGCCTGTCCGCAAAAACATATTTCCCGTCTTTTTTTTTATTTTTTAAATCTAAAATGATTTCAGCCGTCCCATCCGGAGAATTGTCGTCAATAATCAAGAGATTTATTGATACATTATCATTATCGCCATTGCCATTTCTATCACCATCATCATACTTGTCTTTGTAATTATAGCTATCAGCTAAAAAATTGCTTTTCGCCGCATTTTCAAAAGATAAAGACAGAACGGCATTTATCATCTTTTCTATATTATCTTTTTCGTTATATGTCGGAATAACCGTCAATATTTTCATCGTTAATCAGAGAAATTTAATTGAAGAATGGCATTATTTTTTTAAGTTAATTAGAAACAAGTGATTGTTTGAAGTGATACACTTTATTATTATTTAATCGTTATTTTTTATGCATTATTCATTAATTATTATTTTTTAATTTTTATTTTATCAATATAATTTGTCAATATAATCTTTTTGACATATGTCTGAGCGCATATTTAGCATGGAAATCCTTCATAAGATAAATATAAAATTCTCTGACCGGCATAAATTTACGATAAATATCAAGCCTTCCGATAAATACTATGGATTTAAAATATTTTAAATAAGTCGAAACGGGGTTTATCATGTATTTATTATCCATGACAAACATAGCGTCTTTGCCGTCCAATCCTAAAATTTTGCTTCTGTTCTGCCATATATCATACTGATTTAAAAAACCTGAAATATTATATATATTCGCCTTTTTATCAAAAGCCGGTTTAAAATTCCCGTAAAAAACAAGCTCATCGCTTATAGCGTAATGATGGGTAAGCAAAAATAAGGAATGATATTTGTTTTTATATCCGGAATACACCATTTTCAGATATTTTGCGGAAGCCGTCCAGCCGAACAAATCGTCGGTAATATTCGCAGTCTTAGCTTTGCCGGGTATGTGCGGAATCAGTTTAAAGATGCCGCCTTTATGTAATTTATGTTCTTTATCTACATAGCTTATTATTTTTGCAACAGGTATAAAATTATAATAAATCTGATAATAAAGAACCATACTCATAAAAAAACCGATGAAAAGAGACAGGTATAAAAAAGATTTAAACATATTCAGTTTAAAATTATCCGGCTTTACAGATTTTGCAGAATTTTCATAATTTTTTATAACGGAACTTACGAAAAAACCTGCAAGCGGAAAAGCGGCTAAATAACCGATGTCTGGCCAGTGAAACAGTATCCTGTGGGAATAGCCGTTTACGATAAAAAAAACAAGTATAGGCGCTGACATACTTAGGGCATACAATATGCTTTCATTAAAAATGTTTTTATTATAAATAATGAAAATAATGTAATAGATAAAAACAAAAAATAAAGCAATATATATGAAAGGACTTATAGCAACAAA
This genomic stretch from Candidatus Acididesulfobacter guangdongensis harbors:
- a CDS encoding cytochrome c, which translates into the protein MKKGITVVFIVLVIVFGYITVHALTAPVKLSAAQLGGELIHSHKPGIDCFACHTIDGKGGNVGPNLSKEGLAKHSIHWIEVQIATPGKHFKSGSMVKINGKTFMAIMPDHKMLNKKELFELASYLDSLK
- a CDS encoding cysteine desulfurase; this translates as MEVKLKTINFDHFAATKMRPEVKSAMEPFFIEEYGNVQSIHNLGDAPREALDKARVQAASLFNCASNEVIFTSSGSESNNLAIKGAAFARMAQGKHIIVSGIEHFSVLNAVKSLTKLGFEFTALPVDKDGFVNPDDVKNAMRKDTILVSITHASNEIGTIQNIKAISEIVHGFGNGAYMHTDANTSCGFIETDVKELGVDMLSAAPHRFYGPKGAGLFYLKKGTRIMPLIDGGVQEFGRRAGTENVAAIAGAGAACELAKNELNKRREHLLPIQKHIIDTVLSSIDEVYLNGSRTNRLPNNINFVIKYIEGESILMWLNNSGIMVASGSACTSKILKSSHVLTAIGVDAALAQGSLLISLGEDNNMEDAKYFTEQLPPIVQKLREMSPLYEEAKSGK
- a CDS encoding polyprenol monophosphomannose synthase → MKILTVIPTYNEKDNIEKMINAVLSLSFENAAKSNFLADSYNYKDKYDDGDRNGNGDNDNVSINLLIIDDNSPDGTAEIILDLKNKKKDGKYVFADRLFLLKRPSKLGLGTAYVQGFKFAAENNYDYVITMDCDFSHDPEEIKKFIETIENEKCGMVVGSRYKDGIRIINWKMSRLLISYFANIYAKFITGSDITDLTGGFNAYSAECLKKINLKGIKSKGYAFQIEMKYRIIKQKCAYKEIPIIFYERTFGKSKMSKSIIFEAFFTVLKLRLGIYK
- a CDS encoding adenine phosphoribosyltransferase; its protein translation is MKNIKNPEELKSYIREVPDFPKKGINFYDITTLLTHSKAFNYTIDMLANRYIGESVDYIVSVEARGFVFGSALAYKLGCGVILVRKPGKLPAECNAMSYDLEYGSATLEIHKDALKENDRVVIADDVLATGGTAAAVAGLISEFKAEVVEAAFLAELAFLNGREKLKPYRVFSLISY
- the nifU gene encoding Fe-S cluster assembly scaffold protein NifU — protein: MPVYSEKVMDHFQHPRNVGEITDADGIGELGNPTCGDIMKIYIKVKDDKIEDVKFKTFGCGAAVATSSMVTELVKGKTLEEAEKISNAAVAEALDGLPPVKMHCSNLAADALHLAIEDYRSVKAGKGHIAKVETCDHEHEGLDELEHA
- a CDS encoding sulfurtransferase TusA family protein, translated to MNYDYELDTFGLSCPVPIMKVAEEFKKIPDGSVLKVVASDEGIIEDLKSYCKKTGHEFLSYDIAEPEYTVYVKK